In the genome of Streptococcus oralis, one region contains:
- the rpiA gene encoding ribose-5-phosphate isomerase RpiA, translated as MENLKKMAGIKAAEFVKDGMVVGLGTGSTAYYFVEEVGRRIKEEGLQITAVTTSSVTSKQAEGLNIPLKSIDQVDFVDVTVDGADEVDSQFNGIKGGGGALLMEKVVATPSKEYIWVVDESKLVEKLGAFKLPVEVVQYGAEQVFRRFERVGYKPSFREKDGQRFVTDMQNFIIDLALDVIEDPIAFGQELDHVVGVVEHGLFNQMVDKVIVAGRDGVQILTSRKAR; from the coding sequence GTGGAGAATCTGAAAAAGATGGCAGGTATCAAGGCTGCTGAGTTTGTCAAGGATGGTATGGTAGTCGGACTTGGAACTGGCTCTACTGCCTATTATTTCGTAGAGGAAGTAGGTCGTCGTATAAAGGAAGAAGGTTTGCAAATTACTGCTGTAACGACTTCTAGTGTGACCAGTAAACAGGCTGAAGGTCTTAACATCCCGCTCAAGTCGATTGATCAAGTAGACTTTGTTGATGTGACAGTTGACGGGGCGGATGAAGTAGATAGCCAGTTTAATGGGATCAAAGGTGGTGGGGGTGCCCTTCTCATGGAGAAGGTTGTAGCGACACCATCGAAAGAATATATTTGGGTGGTGGATGAAAGCAAACTGGTAGAAAAACTAGGTGCTTTTAAATTGCCTGTAGAAGTGGTTCAGTATGGTGCAGAACAGGTCTTTCGTCGGTTTGAACGAGTTGGCTACAAACCAAGTTTCCGTGAAAAAGACGGTCAACGTTTTGTGACCGATATGCAGAACTTTATCATTGACCTAGCCTTGGATGTCATTGAAGATCCAATTGCCTTCGGACAAGAATTGGACCATGTCGTCGGTGTCGTAGAGCATGGCTTGTTCAACCAAATGGTGGATAAGGTCATCGTAGCGGGACGAGATGGTGTTCAGATTTTAACTTCAAGAAAAGCAAGATAA
- a CDS encoding peptidase U32 family protein produces MEKIIITATAESIEQVEQLLEAGVDRIYVGEKDFGLRLPTTFSYEDLRTIANIVHEAGKELIVAVNALMHQDMMDRIKPFLDFLEEIKTDYITVGDAGVFYVVNRDGYSFKTIYDASTMVTSSRQINFWGQKAGASEAVLAREIPSAELFKMPEILEIPAEVLVYGASVIHHSKRPLLQNYYNFTHIDDEKTRKRDLFLAEPSDPESHYSIFEDNHGTHIFANNDLDLMTKLTELVEHGFTHWKLEGLYTPGQNFVEIAKLFIQARGLIQEGNFSHDQAFLLDEEVRKLHPKNRFLDTGFYDYDPDMVK; encoded by the coding sequence TTGGTGAGAAAGATTTTGGCCTTCGTCTGCCAACAACCTTTAGTTATGAAGACTTACGCACCATCGCTAATATTGTTCATGAGGCTGGTAAAGAGTTGATTGTCGCGGTTAATGCCCTCATGCACCAAGATATGATGGATCGTATCAAGCCTTTCCTAGACTTCTTGGAAGAAATCAAGACAGACTATATTACTGTTGGGGACGCAGGTGTCTTTTACGTGGTCAACCGTGATGGCTACTCCTTTAAAACCATCTACGATGCTTCAACTATGGTGACAAGTAGCCGTCAGATTAACTTCTGGGGTCAAAAGGCTGGCGCATCTGAGGCTGTCTTGGCCCGTGAAATTCCATCTGCTGAACTTTTCAAGATGCCCGAGATTTTGGAAATTCCTGCTGAAGTGTTGGTTTACGGAGCTAGTGTCATTCACCATTCTAAACGTCCGCTCTTACAAAACTACTATAACTTTACGCATATTGATGATGAAAAGACGCGTAAACGTGACCTCTTCTTGGCAGAGCCGAGTGACCCAGAAAGCCATTATTCCATCTTTGAAGACAATCATGGTACCCACATCTTTGCCAACAACGACCTTGATTTGATGACCAAATTGACAGAACTGGTCGAGCATGGTTTTACTCATTGGAAGCTAGAAGGTCTCTACACCCCAGGTCAAAATTTTGTAGAAATTGCTAAACTCTTTATTCAAGCGCGTGGCTTGATCCAAGAGGGGAATTTCAGCCATGACCAAGCCTTCTTGTTAGATGAGGAAGTGCGCAAGTTACACCCTAAAAACCGTTTCCTCGACACAGGATTCTATGATTACGATCCTGATATGGTTAAATAG